The following proteins are encoded in a genomic region of Rattus rattus isolate New Zealand chromosome 2, Rrattus_CSIRO_v1, whole genome shotgun sequence:
- the LOC116894466 gene encoding galectin-7, which translates to MSATHHKTSLPQGVRLGTVMRIRGVIPDQAGRFHVNLLCGEEQEADAALHFNPRLDTSEVVFNTKQQGKWGREERGTGIPFQRGQPFELLLIATEEGYKTVIGDDEYLHFHHRMPPSNVRSVEVGGDVQLHSVKIF; encoded by the exons ATGTCT GCCACCCATCACAAGACCTCTCTGCCTCAGGGTGTCCGCCTGGGCACCGTCATGAGAATTCGAGGCGTGATCCCTGACCAGGCTGGCAG GTTCCATGTAAACCTGCTATGCGGCGAGGAGCAAGAGGCAGACGCCGCCCTGCACTTTAACCCGAGGCTGGACACATCCGAGGTTGTCTTCAACACCAAACAGCAAGGCAAATGGGGCCGTGAGGAGCGGGGCACCGGCATCCCCTTCCAGCGTGGACAGCCCTTTGAATTGCTCCTCATCGCCACAGAGGAAGGCTACAAG ACTGTGATCGGGGATGACGAGTATCTCCACTTCCACCACCGGATGCCACCCTCTAACGTGCGCTCAGTGGAGGTGGGCGGAGACGTGCAGCTGCATTCTGTGAAGATCTTCTGA